The Agrobacterium vitis region CCCGCAGCATAGCAAGCCTGCTGCTTCAGGCCCATGGGGCGGTGGCGCGGAAAGATCGACGGATGATCCCTGGGGTGTTAAGGGAGGCGCAGGCACGCGCTCCGTTCCCAAAATCGGACGGCGCGGCAAGGATAATGACGCCCCGAAGGGACCATGGAATTGAACGAAAGACGCGGCAAATCTCCAACCGATAAACCATCCTCCGGCCATCGGGAGTCCACCCATGGCAAACAGGATGGCCAATCCAGGCCCAAGTCCGATAAGCCGCGCAGGCCAGCGTATGACGACAAGCCGGGGCTGGAAGCGCGCATGGCCGCGAGCCGTCTTCTGGCGGCGGTGATCGACCGAAAGACCTCGCTGGATGGCATGATGGACGGTGACCATGGCAATCCGGCCTATGCCGCCCTGTCGGAGGCCGATCGTGGTCTGGTGCGGGCCATTCTCAATACGTCCTTACGCTTTCTGCCCCGCATCGAGGCCATGCTGGCCCGGCTGCTGGACGCGCCTTTGCCCGACGGTGCGCGCGCGCTTTATCATTCGCTGATCGTTGCCGCCGCGCAAATGGTCTACCTTGATGTCCCCGATCATTCCGCTGTCGATCTTGCCGTCGAACAGGCCAATCGCGATCCGCGCAGCCGCCGGTTCGCCAAGCTGGTCAATGCGGTTTTGCGCAGGCTGGGCCGTGAAAAGCAGGCACTTTTGGCGGATGTCGAAGATGTCATCTGCATGCCCAACTGGTTCTTCGAACGGCTGATCGCAGTCTATGGGGAGGAGGAAGCTCGGCGGATTGCGCAGGCCCAATTGACCCCGGCTGCCATCGACCTGACCGTCAAGGCCGATCCTGCCATTTGGGCCGAAAAGCTCAATGGCGTGGTGTTGCCGACCGGCAGCATCCGGCTGGCAAGCTTTGCCGGCGCGGTTTCAGCGCTTCCCGGTTTCGAAGAGGGCGCCTGGTGGGTTCAGGATGCGGCGGCTGCCCTTCCCGTGCGGATGTTCGGGTCCCTAGAAGGCAAGCGGGCGGTGGATCTCTGTGCTGCTCCCGGCGGTAAGACGGCGCAATTGACTGCCGCGGGCGCGGTGGTGACGGCGGTCGAGCAATCGGCCAACCGGCTGAAGCGCCTGGATGGCAACCTGCAACGGCTGGGCTTTTCAGCGCAACTGGTTCATCAGGACCTGATGGAGTTCACGCTAGGGGAGGACCATCCGGGCTTTGACGCCGTGTTGCTGGATGCGCCCTGTTCTTCCACCGGCACGACGCGTCGGCATCCGGACGTGTTTTACACCAAGGGTCCGCAGGACATCGTCAAGCTGGCGGGCGTGCAGGAACGGTTGCTGCGCCACGCCGTGACGCTGCTGGCGCCGGGCGGCTCTATCGTGTTTTCCAATTGCTCGCTTGATCCGCAGGAGGGCGAGCATGTTGTGGCTCGGGTTCTTGCCGATCATCCAGAGTTGGAGCGGGTTGCGATGCAGGTCGCCGACTGGCCGGGTCTGGAAGACGCGATCACTCCGCTTGGCGAATTTCGCACCACGCCTGCTATGTTGCCTGGGCTTGCCATGTTGCCGGGCGGCGATAGCCATGCGGGCGGACTGGATGGCTTTTATGCCTGCCGTTTACGTCGGGTTTAAATAAATCTTTACACAATTGGCGGCTGATAAACCGACATCCTTCGATTTCGGTTTATCAGCCTCATACTTTTATCGCGCAGGGCCAAAGCGGGATTGCGCGCAACGGAATGTCGAATGCCACAGAAACAGGGCCAGAGTTTGCCGGTGCTCTACGTCCGCGAAGGTTGGCGGCGATGGAAGCGGCGCGGCTGGTTGCCCGTACGTGCTGCGTTTTCGCGGCTGCACCGTCGGCAGGTCCGCCTGCTGGTGGCGCCGACCGATCTGCGGGTGGTCGATGCCCATGTGGCGACAGAGATTTTCGAAGGACGCTTTCCGCTTGCGGGACGCTTGCTGGAATGCGGACGCGCCTCGCCCTTCACCCTGGAACTGCCCTCGCAGGTGTTTGCCGCCAAGCTCCATTCCTTTTCCTGGCTCCGGCATATCCGCGCCAACAAGACACCGGAAGCATCGGCCCATGCGCGCGCCATTGTCGATAGCTGGATCAAGCTGAACGGCAAGCGGGTTGGAATCGGCTGGGAGGCTGGCATACTGGGCCAGCGGATCATTGCCTGGCTGTCCCATTCGCCGGTTGTGCTCCAGGATTGCGAGAGCGGGTTTTACCGGCGTTTCCTGAAAAGTCTCAGCCGTCAGGTTGCCTATGCCGGACTGAGCGCCGACCTCGCCCCTGACGGAGTGGACCGGCTGAAATTGCGCATCGCTCTGGCCATGGCCTCGATTGCCATGTCGGCCTCGGCGCGCCAGATCCGCAAGGCGGCCCATTTCCTTGACCTGGAACTGGAGCGGCAGGTGTTGGCCGATGGTGGGCATATCTCCCGCAATCCGCAGGCAGCACTCGACATCCTGTTCGATTTGCTGCCGCTGCGGCAGACCTATGTCAATCTCGGTCATGACGTGCCGATCAAGCTGATTTCCACCATCGACCGGATGTTTCCCGCCATAAGGTTCTTTCGCCACAGCAATGGCGATCTGGCGCTGTTCAATGGCGCCACGGCAACGCTTGCCAATGATCTGATGTCGGTGCTGCGCTATGACGAAAGCGGCGGCCAGCCATTCCGGGCCTTGCCGCACAGCCATTATCAGCGGTTGGCGGCCGGCGGTGCCGTCGTTCTGGTCGATACCGGCGTGCCTGCGAAAGGCGATGTCAGCCGCACCGCCCATGCGGGTTGCCTGTCTTTCGAGCTGTCTTGCGGGCGCCATCGGCTGGTGGTCAATTCCGGCACGCCGCGTTTTGCCGGAGAGCGATACAGGCAGATGGCGCGGGCAACGGCAGCCCACTCGACTTTGGTGATCGGCGATCAATCCTCCTGCCGCATCTCGACCTCGCGGTTTCTGGGACCGGTCATTGTCGGCGGCGTCTCTTCGGTGGAGGTGATGCGCCGGGCCGGTGACGATGGCAGCGACCATCTGACCGCCCGCCATGACGGCTATCTCAGGGGTTTTAACAGTCTGCATGAGCGTGATCTGCGCCTTAATGCGACGGGCACCAAGCTGGTGGGGCATGACCGGCTGCTATCGGACAAGGGCCAGCCGCTGGCCGATATGCCGAAGGGCGGGGTCATCATCCGTTTTCACATTCACCCCTCGGTGCGCCTCACCCAGGAGGATGACCACAACATCCGGCTGACCGCCAATGGTGGTAGCGAGACTTGGATGTTTTCCTCTCCCACCGGCTATCCTGTGATTGCCGAGGACGTATTTTTCGCGGGCCTTTCCGGCATTCAGGCTTCCGAACAGATCGAGCTTGTCCTGGAAACGCCGGAAATCTGGTGGTTTTTTTCAAAGCAGGGATAAGGCTGTTTCCTCTGGCAATATGCTGTGCTAGGCGGGCAGGCATCATGCTTGCCGCCGGTCTGCGGGCTGTCTCGGTTATTTTTGTTCACGCAATTCCACATATGGGATGCTTTTGAAGTCCATCCAGGAATTGCTCTTTCGGAGTGAAGGCCATGGCTGTTGTCTCGAAGAAAATCCCTGTTCCGGACAGAGTGCAGATTCGCACCGCCCTGCTGTCGGTGTTCGACAAGAGCGGCATTGTCGATCTTGCCCGGGCCTTGAACGATATGGGTGTGCGGCTGCTATCGACCGGCGGCACCTACAAGGCGCTGATCGAGGCAGGCCTGCCCGCCACCGACGTGTCAGAAGTGACCGGCTTTCCGGAAATCATGGATGGCCGGGTCAAGACCCTGCATCCTTCCGTGCATGGCGGCCTTCTCGCCATCCGCGACGATGAAGACCACGTTAAGGCCATGCAGGCCCATAAGATCGAGGCCATCGATCTCGCGGTCATCAATCTTTATCCGTTCGAGGCAGTTCTGGCGGCGGGCGGCGATTATCCGACCACGGTCGAAAATATCGATATCGGTGGCCCGGCAATGATCCGCGCCTCTGCCAAGAACCACGCCTATGTCACCGTGGTGACCGACCCCGCCGACTATGCCCAGCTTCTGGAAGCGCTGAAAGCTGACGATTGTCACACGCCTTATGCGCTCCGCCAGCAATTTGCCGCCCGCGCTTACGCCCGCACCGCCGCTTATGACGCAACCATTTCCAACTGGTTTGCCGAGGCGCTTGCCATCGAGACGCCACGCAATCGGGTGATCGGCGGCAGCCTGCGCGAGGAAATGCGCTATGGCGAGAACCCGCACCAGAAAGCAGGTTTCTACGTTACCGGCGATCAGCGCCCGGGCGTCGCAACTGCCACGCTTTTGCAGGGCAAGCAGCTTTCCTATAACAATATCAACGATACGGATGCCGCCTTCGAGCTGGTTTCGGAATTTCTGCCTGAAAACGGCCCGGCCTGCGCTATCATCAAACATGCCAATCCATGCGGTGTCGCGGTCGGCAAGACGCTCGCCGATGCCTATCGCCGGGCCCTGGCCTGCGATAGTGTTTCGGCTTTCGGCGGCATTATCGCGCTGAACCAGACCCTGGACGCTGAAACCGCCGAAGAAATTGTCAAGCTGTTTACCGAAGTGATCATCGCCCCTGATGTCACGGAAGAGGCAAAGGCCATCATTGCCCGCAAGGCCAATCTCCGGCTGTTGACCACCGGCGGCCTGGCCGACCCACGCGCGCCAGGTCTGACTGCCAAGACAGTATCGGGTGGCCTGCTGGTGCAAAGCCGCGACAATCTGGTGGTGGAAGATCTGGACCTGAAGGTGGTTACCAAGCGCGCGCCGACCGTAGCCGAGCTGGAAGACATGAAACTGGCCTTCAAGATCGCCAAGCATGTGAAATCCAATGCAGTGATCTATGCCAAGGACGGCCAGGCGGTCGGCATCGGTGCAGGCCAGATGAGCCGGGTGGATTCCGCCCGGATCGCCGCGATGAAAGCCGAGGACGCGGCCAAGGCCATGGGGCTTGCCGAGCCGCTGACCCGTGGCTCTGCCGTCGCCTCCGAAGCGTTCTATCCCTTTGCTGATGGATTGCTGGCTGCAATTGCCGCCGGTGCGACGGCGGTGATTCAGCCGGGCGGTTCCATGCGCGATGCCGAGGTGATTGCTGCTGCCGACGAGCACGGTGTCGCCATGGTCTTTACCGGCGTGCGCCATTTCCGGCATTGATTGGCTGTTATTCTGCTAAAAAGGGCGCGGAGTTTTTCACTCCGCGCCCTTTTTTATGAAGTCCTGACTGGCGAATTCAGCGGGTTGGGCCGGACCGCGCATAGGTCATATCAGGCACCGCCGCGTCTTCTTCCCAATCGAGTTCGACGGGTCTTCCCAGAACGGTCAGGATGCCCTTGGGCGAGGTAAGCCGCGGTGGCGGATCGATGAAGGCGTCGGGCATATTGACCGTTCCCTCGATAACCCGCTGCACCATGGCGCCAATGGCTGCCTGACGGCCCGCCTTGTTGAAGAAGTCGCCCTTGATCTGAATGGTCGCGGCCATGGCCTTGACGAGATCGCGCATCAATTCCGGATCGACCGGCTCCGGCCGCTTCCAGAAATCATCCAGCCGGCCCTGATGGGTCAGCCCCGGCACGTCAAACACTGCGCAGCCCAGCACGATGGTTGGCTTTTGGGCGCGCAGGCTGTGAAGGCCGACCGTGGAATTGACGATGACCACGCCCGCCGTCTTTTCCAGAATATCATGCAGGTCGCCTTCCTCGATAAAGACGACGCGGTCCTCGATCTTGAACTCGCGGGCGATATGGCGAAGCACCTTGTGCCAACGCTCCAGGCCATTGTCGAGCGGATGCTGCTTGAACAGCAGCTTGCTACCCGCTGGCGCATTCTTGACGAAGGATGCGATCACCTGCCGCATCATGTCGCGCAGATGCCGATAGGGGGAATTGGCGCGGATCTGGTAATCACTCTGCAATTGCAGGGCGACGAGATAGAAAGGCGGCTGGCCGTCCTCCAGAAACCCCTCCGGCAGGCGGGCAGGCTTGACGCCAGCTTTCAGCAGCCAGGGCAGATAATCCACCAGGGCAGAATAATATTTGTCCGCGTTATAAAGCGGATAGAAGGGTCTGCCGAAGAAATTCAGCAGGTTGTAGATCACTTCGTTGACAGCTTCCTGTCCGAATGTATGCGGATATTTCACCGCGATATCAGGTTCTTCCACCTTGGCGGCAATGGCGCGAATAGCCTTCGGATCGTTGGGAAAATGCGAGAAGCGGCCCATGCCGTCGCGCTCGAAGGTCAGCCAGTCAGGCCGCAGATAGCCCCATTCGACCGCGTGACAGCGGACACCGATTTCAGCGCCTATTTCAGCAGCTTTGGCGTGATAGGGCAGGCGGTCCGCATAATAGACGATATCGGTAATGCCCTTTTCGGCAATCAGCCGCCGCAGATAGGCTGGCCATTTGGAAAAGGAACCGCGGTAATTTTTAGCGCCGCGTTTGCGCCAGAACAGAAAATCGCCCAACGTAAAATTCACATGATGGGTTTTTACGCCCGCTTGTTCAAAAGCTCTTGCAAATTCCGTCCAGAGAATGGAGGGAGGCCCTTGAAGGAACAATACGGCCTTTGTCGGCTCAACTGATGTCATTGCGGACGCGACCCCTCGTCTCAATTTCCACGCAAGTTTTTCAATTCAACGGCCCTTATAGGCCATGTTATAAATTTGTCGTATGACTTAAACACCACAGAAGGCAGGGATTCGTTAGAGAATCGTTTATATCGAGTGACAAAGCGACGCACATTTCTGTTTCTCCAAGGCCCGGCCTCGCCGTTTCTCACCGAACTCGCAAGGGTCTTTGAGACGCGCGACATTGCCGTGCGTAAGGTCAATTTTTGTTCAGGTGATGTCATTTTCTGGAAAAAATGGCCTTTTGATTTTTTTCGCGACCGGGATGATGCCTGGCCCGGCTTTCTTGAGCGGCTCATTCTGCGCCACGGCATTACCGATGTGCTGATGCTGGGCGATGGGCGACCCAAACACGCTGCTGCCGTTGCGCTATGCACCAGGCTTGGCCTGCGCGCCCATATTTTCGAACATGGCTATCTGCGGCCAGACTGGTTGACGGTGGAGCCGTTTGGCATGTCCAGCCAGTCGCGTTTTCCAGTCGATCCTCAAGCAATCGTGGCCTTGGCGCAGGGTGTCGAGGCTCCTCAGCCGCGCAGTCCCTATCCGTCCAGCTTTCTCACCTATGCGCTTTATGACCTGATCTATCATATCCCGAATGTCGCGCTCGGCTGGCTGCTGCATCCGCATTACAAGGCGCATGGCCCTGTCCATCCCGTCGTGGAATATAGCGGATGGATTCGCAAGGGCCTGACCGCACGCCGGCGAAAGGCGCAGGCATTGCGCCTGCAACAACGCTATCTGGCAACGGACAAGGAGTTCGACTTCTATCTTTTCCCGCTGCAATTGCCGGGGGACTATCAGATCCGTCGCCATGCGCCGATGGGTGACCTGTTTCGCATCCTGCAAGCCGTGATCCGTTCCTTTGCCCGCCACGCGCCATCCGGCAGCAGATTGCTGTTCAAAACCCATCCGATCGACAACGGCTTGCGCGACTGGTCATCAGAAATAGCGCGCATGGCAACGCGCTGCGGCATTGCCCATCAGGTCGATGTGATTGACGGCGGCGACCTGACGGCCCTGATAAGGGCGAGCCGCGGCCTGGTGACGGTAAATTCCACGGTCGGCCTGACCGCGCTACAACAGGCCGTCCCGGTCATGGCACTTGCGCCGGCAATCTATGACGTACCTGGCCTCACTCACCAGCAAAGCCTCGCCAGTTTCTGGCAGGCACCCGAATTGCCGGATGCCACCCTGCTCAATCACCTGATCCACGCCATGACCGCCACCATCCAACTCCCCGGCGGCTTCATCGGCAAGCAGGCGATTGCTGACGGGGCCACGGCAATGGCCGACAGACTGCTGGCCGAAACAAAACCACTTGCCCACGAACCTTCACCCGAACGCAGCCGTTTCCGGTATGAAAGCGAGCTTTTGGAACTGGAAACAGGGGGCTGAGGTAATAAATGGCGGAGAGGGTGGGATTCGAACCCACGATACGGTTGCCCGTATGCCGCATTTCGAGTGCGGTGCTTTCGACCACTCAGCCACCTCTCCGCGGGTCTGGTCGGCGCTTGTGTAGCGCGGGCTGTCTCATAGCGGCGATTGAGGGGGCTGGCAAGAGCGAAAAAAGCATAATTCTCTGCTGCGTGGTGGATCGCCCGGATGGATCGCAGAGTGGATCTGCCGTCTCCTGTTGCAGGAAAGACAATGGGTGACGTGATTTGATGCGTGGGTGGTTTATCGTCAGGAATTCTCTTTGTGTTTAGGGGCTTTCGCCTTGACAGGTTGGGGCTTCTCACGTATGCGACGTGCGACTTTAGATATGGGTGATCCCTCTGTGCGGGTTCTCAAGTCTATAATCGCTTCTCGCTTTGCCGAGAGGTTTCCACCGGCAGATCTCAAGATCTGCTATCCGACTGACAAAAAGACGGTCGTCCGGCACCTGCCGGTCAGAACCGGTAACGAACATGGAAGGATAAAATATGTTCGCAGTCATCAAGACCGGCGGTAAGCAGTACCGCGTAGCCGCCAACGACGTGCTGACCATCGAAAAGCTGGAAGCCGAAGCTGGTGCTATCGTTGAATTCACCGAAATTCTCGTTGTTGGCGTTGGTGCCGATGCGACGATCGGTGCGCCTTTTGTTGCTGGTGCAACCGTGAAGGCTGAAGTTGTCGAGCATAACCGTGGCAAGAAGGTCATCGCGTTCAAGAAGCGCCGTCGCCAGAATTCCAAGCGGTCGCGCGGCCATCGCCAGCACCACACAGTCGTTCGCATCACCGACATCGTCGCTGCGTAATCGGTCAACGGGAAACCAGGTTTTAAAGGAGAACTCCAATGGCACATAAAAAAGCTGGCGGTTCGTCGCGCAACGGTCGCGATTCCGAGTCCAAGCGCCTTGGCGTGAAGAAGTTCGGCGGCGAAGTCGTCATTCCAGGCAATATTATCGTTCGTCAGCGCGGCACGCAGTGGCATCCGGGCGCAAACGTCGGCATGGGCAAGGACCATACGATCTTTGCACTCACCACCGGCAATGTCACCTACCGTACGAAGTCCAACGGCCGCGTATTCGTGTCCGTAATGCCGAAAACGGCGGAAGCCGCAGAATAAAGCCGGTCGCTTACCAACAGCCGGCGTCTCATCGACCCGGCTGAGCGTACAGGTTCAGTTAGACAAAAAGGGAAGATGAGGCGCCACCTCTCTTCCCTTTTTTCTTACCTCCAAAGGAGACTGAGCCATGGAACGCTTATTACTGAGGGATGACCAATTCCGGTCACCCGACGATCGGCTGAGGCCGGATCGGTTAAGGCAAAGTTGCCCCGTCCTCTTATCGCAGCGGCTGGTTATGCGCGCTCCGCATGTAGAAGACATTGACGCCCTTACCCATCTCGCCAATAACGCCGCCGTTGCGACCATGGTGTCGCGTATGCCACATCCTTACACGGCAGCCGATGCCGCCGATTTTGTGCGACGTTCCAATCTCGGCGAGATCGGTAAATGCGTCTATGCGATTACGAAGGGTGAGAATGGCGAATTTCTCGGCTGCTGCGCGCTCGAGCCGCATACCGACCTGGAGACACTGGAAATCGGCTATTGGCTGGGTGAGCCCTATTGGAACAACGGCTACGCCACCGAAGCCGCTCATGCCCTGATCGACATGGCCTTCCGGACCCGTGACATCGCCTTCATTGATGCCCGTTGCCGGGTCACCAATGTTGCGGCACGGCGGGTCATCCAGAAGTGCGGCTTCCAGTTCCAGGGGTCCGGCATGGTCGGCCATCTGGCTGCCCGTGGCATGGTGCCGGTGGAATGGTACCGGCTGGATCGCAAGACCTGGATGTCACTGAAGAGCTGGGGGGAGATGCGGTGATGGCTGCTCTTGAAAAGCCCCGGCTGCAAACGCGGCTCCCCTCGCTTGGGCCTTGCCCGGTGATCGAAACGCAACGATTGGTGCTGCGTCCGCATCGGCTTTCCGATGCGGACGCCATTGCTGCCTCGCTGAACGACTGGCAGGTGACGCGGATGCTAAGCCGGGTACCGATGCCCTATGACCGGCAGGATGCTTGCGATTGGCTGAACCGCATCACAGCCGGTGTCATGCCGGATTGGCACCTGGCCATCACGTCGGGCGATGACGTTCATATCGGCATGGTCGGCCTGGAGCTGCGCCATGGGCTTTGGCATCTCGGTTATTGGCTCAATCGTTTCTACTGGGGGCGGGGGCTGATGAGTGAGGCAGCCCGGGCTGCGGTGGAACGGTTCTTCCGGCGTATGCCGGAGGCGGTGCTGCATTCCGGCGCCTTTGCCGATAATGCCGCATCGTTGAAGATCCAGGACAAGCTGGGCTTCACCCTGACCCGCTGCGCCGATCTCTACAGCCTGTCGCGCAATGCCATGGCACCGCATATCGAAACCCGCCTGACGCAAGACGGGTTTCAGAGAGCGAAAGCGTTTTAAAGACAGTTGCGGCGGCCGGACGTGGCCGCCGCAACCTCAATCCAATTCCACCCAGACCGGAAAATGGTCTGAGCCGACCGCATCGGTATCGACGCTTGCCGCTTTCAGGCGATGGGCCAGCGAACCGCTCAGGAAGCAATAATCGAGATGCATGCGCATATCCGGCTTGCCCACCTCTTCCCAGCTGTAACTTTCGGCATTGAGTTTGCCGAGCCGGGCCAATGCGTCCAGA contains the following coding sequences:
- a CDS encoding heparinase II/III family protein, whose protein sequence is MPQKQGQSLPVLYVREGWRRWKRRGWLPVRAAFSRLHRRQVRLLVAPTDLRVVDAHVATEIFEGRFPLAGRLLECGRASPFTLELPSQVFAAKLHSFSWLRHIRANKTPEASAHARAIVDSWIKLNGKRVGIGWEAGILGQRIIAWLSHSPVVLQDCESGFYRRFLKSLSRQVAYAGLSADLAPDGVDRLKLRIALAMASIAMSASARQIRKAAHFLDLELERQVLADGGHISRNPQAALDILFDLLPLRQTYVNLGHDVPIKLISTIDRMFPAIRFFRHSNGDLALFNGATATLANDLMSVLRYDESGGQPFRALPHSHYQRLAAGGAVVLVDTGVPAKGDVSRTAHAGCLSFELSCGRHRLVVNSGTPRFAGERYRQMARATAAHSTLVIGDQSSCRISTSRFLGPVIVGGVSSVEVMRRAGDDGSDHLTARHDGYLRGFNSLHERDLRLNATGTKLVGHDRLLSDKGQPLADMPKGGVIIRFHIHPSVRLTQEDDHNIRLTANGGSETWMFSSPTGYPVIAEDVFFAGLSGIQASEQIELVLETPEIWWFFSKQG
- the rpmA gene encoding 50S ribosomal protein L27 encodes the protein MAHKKAGGSSRNGRDSESKRLGVKKFGGEVVIPGNIIVRQRGTQWHPGANVGMGKDHTIFALTTGNVTYRTKSNGRVFVSVMPKTAEAAE
- a CDS encoding GNAT family N-acetyltransferase; translation: MAALEKPRLQTRLPSLGPCPVIETQRLVLRPHRLSDADAIAASLNDWQVTRMLSRVPMPYDRQDACDWLNRITAGVMPDWHLAITSGDDVHIGMVGLELRHGLWHLGYWLNRFYWGRGLMSEAARAAVERFFRRMPEAVLHSGAFADNAASLKIQDKLGFTLTRCADLYSLSRNAMAPHIETRLTQDGFQRAKAF
- the purH gene encoding bifunctional phosphoribosylaminoimidazolecarboxamide formyltransferase/IMP cyclohydrolase, whose product is MAVVSKKIPVPDRVQIRTALLSVFDKSGIVDLARALNDMGVRLLSTGGTYKALIEAGLPATDVSEVTGFPEIMDGRVKTLHPSVHGGLLAIRDDEDHVKAMQAHKIEAIDLAVINLYPFEAVLAAGGDYPTTVENIDIGGPAMIRASAKNHAYVTVVTDPADYAQLLEALKADDCHTPYALRQQFAARAYARTAAYDATISNWFAEALAIETPRNRVIGGSLREEMRYGENPHQKAGFYVTGDQRPGVATATLLQGKQLSYNNINDTDAAFELVSEFLPENGPACAIIKHANPCGVAVGKTLADAYRRALACDSVSAFGGIIALNQTLDAETAEEIVKLFTEVIIAPDVTEEAKAIIARKANLRLLTTGGLADPRAPGLTAKTVSGGLLVQSRDNLVVEDLDLKVVTKRAPTVAELEDMKLAFKIAKHVKSNAVIYAKDGQAVGIGAGQMSRVDSARIAAMKAEDAAKAMGLAEPLTRGSAVASEAFYPFADGLLAAIAAGATAVIQPGGSMRDAEVIAAADEHGVAMVFTGVRHFRH
- a CDS encoding capsule biosynthesis protein, which produces MTKRRTFLFLQGPASPFLTELARVFETRDIAVRKVNFCSGDVIFWKKWPFDFFRDRDDAWPGFLERLILRHGITDVLMLGDGRPKHAAAVALCTRLGLRAHIFEHGYLRPDWLTVEPFGMSSQSRFPVDPQAIVALAQGVEAPQPRSPYPSSFLTYALYDLIYHIPNVALGWLLHPHYKAHGPVHPVVEYSGWIRKGLTARRRKAQALRLQQRYLATDKEFDFYLFPLQLPGDYQIRRHAPMGDLFRILQAVIRSFARHAPSGSRLLFKTHPIDNGLRDWSSEIARMATRCGIAHQVDVIDGGDLTALIRASRGLVTVNSTVGLTALQQAVPVMALAPAIYDVPGLTHQQSLASFWQAPELPDATLLNHLIHAMTATIQLPGGFIGKQAIADGATAMADRLLAETKPLAHEPSPERSRFRYESELLELETGG
- a CDS encoding GNAT family N-acetyltransferase, with the protein product MERLLLRDDQFRSPDDRLRPDRLRQSCPVLLSQRLVMRAPHVEDIDALTHLANNAAVATMVSRMPHPYTAADAADFVRRSNLGEIGKCVYAITKGENGEFLGCCALEPHTDLETLEIGYWLGEPYWNNGYATEAAHALIDMAFRTRDIAFIDARCRVTNVAARRVIQKCGFQFQGSGMVGHLAARGMVPVEWYRLDRKTWMSLKSWGEMR
- a CDS encoding RsmB/NOP family class I SAM-dependent RNA methyltransferase, translating into MELNERRGKSPTDKPSSGHRESTHGKQDGQSRPKSDKPRRPAYDDKPGLEARMAASRLLAAVIDRKTSLDGMMDGDHGNPAYAALSEADRGLVRAILNTSLRFLPRIEAMLARLLDAPLPDGARALYHSLIVAAAQMVYLDVPDHSAVDLAVEQANRDPRSRRFAKLVNAVLRRLGREKQALLADVEDVICMPNWFFERLIAVYGEEEARRIAQAQLTPAAIDLTVKADPAIWAEKLNGVVLPTGSIRLASFAGAVSALPGFEEGAWWVQDAAAALPVRMFGSLEGKRAVDLCAAPGGKTAQLTAAGAVVTAVEQSANRLKRLDGNLQRLGFSAQLVHQDLMEFTLGEDHPGFDAVLLDAPCSSTGTTRRHPDVFYTKGPQDIVKLAGVQERLLRHAVTLLAPGGSIVFSNCSLDPQEGEHVVARVLADHPELERVAMQVADWPGLEDAITPLGEFRTTPAMLPGLAMLPGGDSHAGGLDGFYACRLRRV
- the rplU gene encoding 50S ribosomal protein L21, whose translation is MFAVIKTGGKQYRVAANDVLTIEKLEAEAGAIVEFTEILVVGVGADATIGAPFVAGATVKAEVVEHNRGKKVIAFKKRRRQNSKRSRGHRQHHTVVRITDIVAA
- a CDS encoding capsule biosynthesis protein; this translates as MTSVEPTKAVLFLQGPPSILWTEFARAFEQAGVKTHHVNFTLGDFLFWRKRGAKNYRGSFSKWPAYLRRLIAEKGITDIVYYADRLPYHAKAAEIGAEIGVRCHAVEWGYLRPDWLTFERDGMGRFSHFPNDPKAIRAIAAKVEEPDIAVKYPHTFGQEAVNEVIYNLLNFFGRPFYPLYNADKYYSALVDYLPWLLKAGVKPARLPEGFLEDGQPPFYLVALQLQSDYQIRANSPYRHLRDMMRQVIASFVKNAPAGSKLLFKQHPLDNGLERWHKVLRHIAREFKIEDRVVFIEEGDLHDILEKTAGVVIVNSTVGLHSLRAQKPTIVLGCAVFDVPGLTHQGRLDDFWKRPEPVDPELMRDLVKAMAATIQIKGDFFNKAGRQAAIGAMVQRVIEGTVNMPDAFIDPPPRLTSPKGILTVLGRPVELDWEEDAAVPDMTYARSGPTR